From bacterium, the proteins below share one genomic window:
- a CDS encoding AMP-binding protein, translated as MLRKHDQIALIWKDQKITYQTLHEKITGYASLLDNKPCTKVAIFAENRLEWVYAFYAGWKKGCINIPIDAMSSADEVAYVLEDAQPEIVFCSEKSRVVMEQAISQSPHKPHMYVFEEISADPGRSEAAAPDFPEVKADDTAVFIYTSGTTGSPKGVMLSYRNLYTNINDVSQHIPIYKPQYRVMVLLPMHHILPLLGSLICPLYVGATAVMCPSLASEDVLATLQDHKVNIIIGVPKFYEKIRKGVRDKINKSIVAKLVFKLAALINSPALSKKIFKQVHAKMGGEIMYLVCGGAAIDPETQRDYRTLGFDMLLGYGMTEAAPMITFTRPGTGKSGASGQSLTCTTVKIEQGEVLAQGANIMQGYYNRPEETAEVLKDGWLHTGDLGQLDDNGFLTITGRKKEIIVISTGKNINPAEVEAKLKKINFLITEVGVYARGDLLQAVIFPDFQALHDQGVVNIKEMFFSKVIDQYNKNVSDYKRIRNIGICKTELPKTRLGKLKRFELEFIIEKGKESKRSAVPEQEFEELLVLKKYLKEQTHQTIYCDDHLEIDLGLDSLDRVSLQVFLKNTFGIDEQENIFLDYPTVGKMADFIRENKKKITVEAIQWGDVFKTKLAVRLPRTWLTLSVIRVFGAWFLYMYFRVRGEGIENLPDKPCIIAPNHQSYFDGPFVAMFFKFKFLKRTYFYAKAKHVRYWWLKFLAGTNNIIIMDIDKNLKLSMQKMAEALKRGKNVIIFPEGTRSRDGRIGVFKKTFAILSRELNVPVVPVAISGAYQALPAGSVFPKFFKPIRVRFLKPVYPERFSYEEIREKVLTLIQSGIK; from the coding sequence ATGCTCCGGAAACATGATCAGATTGCCCTGATTTGGAAAGACCAAAAAATAACCTACCAGACGCTGCATGAAAAAATCACCGGCTATGCGAGTTTGCTGGATAATAAACCGTGTACCAAAGTCGCGATCTTTGCGGAGAACCGGCTGGAATGGGTGTATGCTTTTTATGCCGGGTGGAAAAAAGGTTGTATTAATATCCCGATTGATGCCATGTCTTCGGCCGATGAAGTCGCCTATGTTCTGGAGGATGCGCAGCCGGAGATTGTTTTTTGTTCGGAAAAAAGCCGGGTGGTGATGGAACAGGCGATCAGTCAGAGTCCGCATAAACCCCACATGTATGTTTTTGAAGAAATCTCCGCAGATCCGGGACGGAGTGAGGCCGCAGCCCCGGATTTTCCGGAAGTGAAGGCCGATGATACAGCGGTTTTTATCTATACCTCCGGCACCACCGGCAGCCCCAAGGGGGTTATGCTTTCATATAGAAATCTGTATACCAATATCAATGATGTTTCTCAACACATCCCGATCTATAAACCGCAGTACCGTGTCATGGTCCTTTTGCCCATGCATCATATTTTACCCTTGCTGGGTTCCTTGATTTGTCCGCTGTATGTCGGTGCCACAGCGGTGATGTGCCCGTCACTGGCATCGGAAGACGTCCTGGCAACTTTGCAGGACCACAAGGTGAATATTATCATCGGTGTGCCGAAATTTTATGAAAAGATTCGTAAGGGAGTTCGGGATAAAATCAATAAAAGTATTGTGGCCAAGCTGGTGTTTAAACTGGCGGCATTGATCAATTCACCGGCGCTCTCAAAAAAAATATTTAAACAGGTCCATGCCAAAATGGGTGGAGAAATAATGTATCTGGTTTGCGGCGGTGCAGCCATTGATCCGGAGACCCAGCGCGATTACCGGACACTGGGATTTGACATGCTACTTGGTTACGGCATGACCGAGGCAGCACCCATGATTACATTTACCCGGCCGGGTACCGGCAAGAGCGGTGCATCCGGCCAGTCCCTGACCTGTACCACTGTGAAAATCGAGCAGGGTGAGGTCTTGGCCCAGGGTGCCAATATTATGCAGGGCTATTATAACCGGCCGGAAGAGACAGCTGAGGTTTTAAAAGACGGTTGGCTGCATACCGGTGACCTGGGGCAGCTTGATGATAATGGTTTTCTGACCATCACCGGCCGGAAAAAAGAGATCATTGTGATTTCCACCGGAAAAAACATTAATCCGGCTGAGGTTGAGGCGAAACTTAAAAAAATAAATTTCTTGATTACGGAAGTGGGGGTCTATGCCCGGGGCGATTTGCTTCAGGCCGTCATTTTTCCTGATTTTCAGGCATTGCACGATCAGGGTGTGGTGAATATTAAGGAGATGTTTTTTTCCAAAGTGATTGACCAGTATAATAAAAATGTCTCGGATTACAAGCGGATCCGCAATATTGGGATCTGTAAAACAGAATTGCCCAAGACCCGGCTGGGTAAGCTTAAACGCTTTGAACTGGAATTCATCATAGAAAAGGGGAAAGAGAGCAAACGATCGGCTGTGCCGGAACAAGAGTTTGAAGAGCTTTTGGTGCTAAAGAAATATCTTAAGGAGCAGACCCACCAGACGATTTATTGTGATGATCATTTGGAGATTGATCTGGGACTTGATTCTCTGGACCGTGTCAGTTTGCAGGTTTTTTTGAAAAATACGTTTGGAATTGATGAGCAGGAAAATATTTTTCTGGATTATCCGACAGTCGGCAAAATGGCGGACTTTATCCGGGAAAATAAAAAGAAGATAACCGTGGAAGCCATCCAATGGGGGGATGTTTTTAAAACAAAGCTTGCGGTCCGGCTTCCCCGGACCTGGCTCACGCTGTCGGTCATCCGGGTGTTCGGGGCCTGGTTTTTGTATATGTATTTCAGAGTCCGGGGTGAAGGGATTGAGAATCTTCCGGACAAGCCCTGTATTATCGCGCCCAATCATCAGAGCTATTTTGACGGACCCTTTGTGGCCATGTTTTTTAAATTTAAGTTTTTGAAGCGTACTTATTTTTACGCCAAAGCCAAGCATGTCCGGTACTGGTGGCTCAAGTTTCTGGCCGGAACGAATAATATTATTATTATGGATATTGATAAAAATTTAAAACTTTCGATGCAAAAAATGGCAGAGGCACTCAAACGGGGGAAGAATGTGATTATTTTTCCCGAAGGAACCCGTTCCCGGGACGGCAGGATCGGAGTATTCAAAAAGACTTTTGCAATTCTTAGCCGTGAACTCAATGTGCCGGTCGTGCCGGTGGCCATTAGCGGTGCCTATCAAGCGCTGCCGGCGGGCAGTGTTTTTCCAAAATTTTTTAAACCCATTCGGGTCCGGTTTTTAAAACCGGTATATCCTGAACGTTTTTCCTACGAAGAGATCCGGGAAAAAGTGCTGACGCTGATACAGTCAGGGATAAAATAG
- a CDS encoding PorV/PorQ family protein has translation MKQNHIFTIIIMAALLAVNTHADQTDFSVGEVGAAELGIALGPRPVAMGEAFVAKADDVNATAWNPAGLARMEQYNIGFMHNIYLQDTSLEYLAYTQKLLKNSGIGVNLTYMNYGIFEKLEVVNGIPESNGEFTPYVMTFSGGYGQRIIDDLAVGAAVKYYSQTIDSENYTAFAVDIGGLYKTRIEDLQVGLVVKNLGTQIGEYSIPMEATAGAAYVVPFHFFGQDVWNVLLDVNLPFGDSTYTAVNLGTEYWYAEYALRAGYKFKEQGALGGVSGLTLGFGIKGNMLSLDYAMASYGELGLTHQFAVGVHF, from the coding sequence ATGAAACAAAATCACATTTTTACGATCATTATTATGGCGGCACTGCTTGCCGTCAATACCCATGCCGACCAGACGGATTTTTCCGTCGGTGAGGTGGGGGCGGCCGAGCTGGGGATCGCGCTGGGTCCCAGGCCGGTTGCCATGGGGGAAGCATTTGTGGCCAAAGCGGATGACGTCAATGCCACTGCCTGGAACCCTGCCGGACTGGCCCGGATGGAACAATATAACATTGGGTTTATGCATAATATTTATCTTCAGGACACCTCTTTGGAATATCTGGCCTATACGCAGAAATTATTAAAAAATTCAGGGATCGGTGTCAATCTGACTTATATGAATTACGGAATTTTTGAAAAACTGGAAGTGGTCAACGGCATTCCTGAATCCAATGGTGAGTTTACTCCTTATGTCATGACTTTTTCCGGCGGCTATGGACAGCGGATCATCGATGATCTGGCTGTAGGCGCTGCTGTGAAATATTATAGCCAGACCATTGATTCAGAAAATTATACTGCGTTTGCAGTGGATATCGGCGGTTTGTACAAGACCCGGATTGAAGACCTGCAAGTCGGACTGGTGGTGAAAAATTTGGGAACACAGATCGGGGAATATTCCATTCCTATGGAAGCCACTGCCGGGGCTGCGTATGTTGTTCCGTTTCATTTTTTTGGTCAGGATGTTTGGAATGTGCTGCTGGATGTTAATCTGCCGTTCGGTGACAGCACGTATACTGCCGTGAATTTGGGGACAGAGTATTGGTATGCTGAATACGCACTGCGTGCCGGGTATAAATTCAAGGAGCAGGGTGCCCTGGGCGGCGTGTCCGGATTGACGCTGGGATTCGGTATCAAAGGCAATATGCTCAGTCTCGATTATGCCATGGCATCTTACGGTGAACTGGGCCTGACCCACCAGTTTGCGGTTGGCGTACATTTTTGA
- a CDS encoding T9SS type A sorting domain-containing protein, translating into MKKFFYLFLIMSLVFMCRPALGYQFGTAWDESENDGTPTDNIYLDDQHDRGVNFRNVYIRWNKFENIGDNVWDTDYINRKKAEIVAYEQAGFDVIIRINFFPVPEWYFFAYPQSRFKNQYDVEWKPEERGWNDDERDTSAVSIWNNAVTNPYQAQLDDYLSQVFSELGTDFWAVYLSCGQYGEVSYPILVAADGDTRGADFLGNTNCYWAWDVNARASLAATYVADPRLTDIQNFKPGLPGGKDPYAGERLVNGGFEDTDYLDLLGSDQPRAIANWRHSAQIASDKPGSWQPEIQSTDSQSGNQHLRLNGQGGNQYYLRQRVPVVGGRPYTFEGYMKVSNTSQGMLRIQQLNASDAVVDTLVLFSTAESWTHVYQSITMNASTIRANIDVYLDTGSTLVEYDSISLHDAQVTDHYAAEKFLAWYYTSLADYINWLIPTVRMYYPAGRLFLMGGGFSSMAGDIEDEIQQDIMGNSKNNHWVQRGAAPDRYLTGILPGNRTNLYFLNTALEQIDQGNGETAWETGPLYTDFSAPHYFAKLADIFGLRKFGENAGNNDYWEMSRAFQNMQDYAYEGLAWAKPYELYQPYLNRASLKDYAEFITAYGGPAAKQPTGGSILPIVTGWEGDAEPRGYDNVYNWITDVESYNTAEYSMPLCTRAQPDFNQYNPVTPYADSQYYLLVAGKVTSGATSPNCYYWLFNDVLIPYHDITIQSGTKLSYWIYPYDDSGDATDGNRCVAIDLIFSNGSALRNHPELTDQNGHHSHPAQRHDHLVPNTWNYVEIDLSAMAGQTIQQVWAVFDDPNYLSHGEKYRVYIDDLRFADPLKATPTVTPTPVHKYPLGAAVPNPFLPTLGQTLDFGVDAYYSAGTAYQIKIFNLNGKLIKILDNAGQWDGRNQNGRYCEGGVYFYQIKIENRTIHGKVVVLK; encoded by the coding sequence GTGAAGAAATTTTTCTATCTATTTTTGATAATGAGTTTGGTATTTATGTGCCGGCCCGCGCTCGGGTACCAGTTTGGCACTGCCTGGGATGAATCCGAAAATGATGGGACACCTACGGACAATATTTACCTGGACGACCAGCACGACCGTGGCGTAAATTTCCGCAATGTGTACATCCGCTGGAATAAATTTGAAAACATAGGGGACAATGTCTGGGATACCGATTATATCAACCGGAAAAAAGCGGAAATTGTAGCGTATGAACAAGCCGGATTCGATGTTATTATCCGGATTAATTTTTTCCCGGTTCCGGAATGGTATTTTTTTGCTTATCCTCAGTCCCGTTTTAAAAATCAATATGATGTGGAATGGAAACCAGAAGAGCGCGGCTGGAATGATGACGAAAGGGACACAAGCGCGGTCAGTATCTGGAACAACGCTGTTACCAATCCTTATCAAGCTCAGCTTGATGATTATTTATCGCAAGTTTTTTCAGAATTAGGAACCGATTTCTGGGCGGTTTATTTATCCTGCGGGCAGTATGGCGAAGTATCTTATCCAATATTGGTTGCAGCTGATGGTGATACCCGTGGGGCGGATTTTTTGGGAAACACCAATTGCTATTGGGCCTGGGATGTTAATGCCCGTGCCTCGCTGGCTGCCACGTATGTCGCTGACCCACGTTTGACGGATATTCAAAATTTTAAACCCGGGCTGCCCGGCGGCAAAGACCCCTATGCCGGGGAACGGTTGGTTAATGGCGGGTTTGAGGATACCGATTATCTTGATTTGCTTGGTTCAGACCAACCCCGGGCGATCGCCAATTGGCGTCATTCAGCACAGATAGCTTCAGATAAACCCGGAAGCTGGCAACCGGAAATCCAAAGCACAGACAGTCAGTCAGGAAATCAGCATCTGCGCCTAAACGGCCAAGGTGGGAACCAGTACTACCTGCGCCAGCGCGTCCCGGTGGTCGGAGGGCGGCCGTACACGTTTGAAGGCTATATGAAGGTTTCCAATACGAGCCAAGGGATGCTGCGTATTCAACAGCTCAATGCTTCAGATGCGGTGGTGGACACCCTGGTTTTATTTTCGACAGCCGAGAGCTGGACACATGTGTATCAGAGCATCACCATGAATGCAAGCACGATACGAGCCAATATTGATGTTTATCTGGACACGGGAAGTACGCTGGTTGAATACGATTCGATTTCTTTACACGATGCCCAAGTGACAGACCATTATGCCGCAGAGAAATTTTTGGCTTGGTACTACACATCTTTGGCAGATTATATCAATTGGCTCATTCCCACTGTGCGTATGTACTATCCCGCCGGGCGATTGTTTCTCATGGGCGGCGGTTTTTCCAGTATGGCGGGTGACATTGAGGATGAAATTCAGCAGGACATTATGGGGAATAGTAAAAATAATCACTGGGTGCAACGCGGGGCAGCGCCGGACCGGTATTTGACAGGGATTCTACCAGGCAACCGGACCAATTTGTATTTTCTCAACACTGCGCTGGAACAAATTGATCAAGGGAATGGTGAAACCGCCTGGGAGACGGGTCCCTTGTATACGGATTTTTCAGCACCCCATTATTTTGCTAAATTGGCGGATATTTTTGGGTTGAGGAAATTTGGGGAAAATGCAGGCAACAATGATTATTGGGAGATGTCACGCGCTTTTCAAAATATGCAGGACTACGCTTATGAAGGTCTGGCCTGGGCCAAGCCGTATGAGTTGTACCAACCTTATCTCAATCGCGCTTCGCTCAAAGATTACGCTGAGTTTATCACCGCCTATGGCGGACCGGCTGCCAAACAACCAACCGGCGGCAGCATTCTCCCGATTGTGACCGGGTGGGAAGGGGATGCTGAACCGCGCGGCTATGATAATGTTTATAACTGGATCACTGATGTGGAATCCTATAATACTGCTGAATATTCCATGCCACTGTGTACGCGGGCGCAGCCGGATTTTAATCAATACAATCCTGTTACGCCCTATGCAGATTCACAGTATTATTTACTTGTGGCAGGCAAAGTCACAAGTGGCGCCACGAGTCCCAATTGTTACTACTGGCTTTTCAATGATGTGCTGATTCCTTATCATGATATTACAATTCAAAGCGGCACAAAGCTAAGTTATTGGATTTATCCTTACGATGATTCGGGAGATGCTACGGATGGCAACCGTTGTGTGGCGATTGATCTTATTTTTTCTAATGGCTCAGCATTGCGCAATCATCCGGAATTGACAGACCAAAATGGTCATCATTCACATCCGGCACAAAGGCATGATCATCTCGTACCTAATACCTGGAATTATGTAGAAATTGATTTGTCCGCCATGGCGGGTCAAACCATTCAGCAGGTCTGGGCGGTTTTTGATGATCCCAATTATCTCAGTCACGGGGAAAAGTACCGCGTGTATATTGATGATTTACGCTTTGCCGATCCATTGAAAGCCACGCCGACCGTGACACCGACACCTGTACACAAATATCCGCTTGGTGCGGCAGTGCCTAATCCTTTCCTCCCGACCCTGGGGCAGACGCTGGATTTTGGTGTGGATGCGTATTATTCGGCGGGGACAGCCTATCAAATTAAAATCTTCAACTTAAACGGTAAGCTTATAAAAATCCTGGACAATGCCGGGCAATGGGACGGACGCAATCAAAATGGTCGCTATTGTGAAGGCGGAGTGTATTTTTATCAAATCAAAATTGAGAACCGGACCATTCACGGAAAAGTAGTCGTCCTAAAATGA
- a CDS encoding PhnD/SsuA/transferrin family substrate-binding protein, with protein MMEFRNCFLKQNFQVIVFLFLTTILFSVSVGAYFIPAGLGVRPAALGGAFVAVADDANAVLFNPAGYAGLEKIEMVSMYSELYAGLNARLFTGELDRTGYNFLSVALPFGPEIGTVGLAWIQLDSLIYTENVYALSYGRTLPLVPIDLGITLKVLQWQVAQNEFTTQNSFYPYSQFGKTGVTADIGVKYKLDKNLTIAASVENSIPVDMGITRTEIVPMVVRAGAAYHLVLENRYIDHLLVAGEIDLREDATDEILNPRLGLESTHLDLFALRVGTTFNEVSAGLGIYYQVPQTPLGVQLDYAFTYPFEMSGTGGSHRIGLKGQWDHQATPILSKQLKEEQPGTYRKETAVPGDAGATGPVFGPMPLAPVLPVPAVVPPTRQEAPLGSVIPDKYPKKIVIGIDQILSNQKAAEMKSDLAYILAYLNEKISIKIEQRRLTIDDLKKQFLLGELDMVVSYNEYFYEFYQNGLIRPAIVIRSQGKPYFLYYLYVSQDSTVVNKKQLKGKRLGYLGGEKRKYLKTIMYDNIPEFNAAGYFDKIVAYSTPMEAVLALQMGTVDALLGMDREYQLDAGDSQAQGVKIHGGLKIIAQSPPIPNSPVWIKWTGNEKKQAGLRRIVELMLLAHQTKRVRDILNKLGIDRLISFDEKKYHHYLGGR; from the coding sequence ATGATGGAATTCCGCAATTGTTTCCTCAAACAGAATTTTCAAGTCATTGTTTTTCTTTTTCTGACAACAATTTTATTCAGCGTGTCGGTGGGTGCGTATTTTATCCCGGCCGGATTGGGGGTAAGACCGGCAGCCTTGGGCGGCGCGTTTGTGGCAGTGGCAGATGATGCCAATGCAGTATTGTTTAATCCGGCAGGATATGCCGGTCTGGAGAAAATCGAGATGGTCAGCATGTATTCTGAACTGTATGCCGGATTGAACGCCCGGCTCTTTACCGGAGAGCTTGACCGTACCGGATACAATTTTCTATCTGTTGCACTTCCATTTGGCCCTGAAATCGGCACGGTTGGCCTGGCCTGGATCCAGCTTGATTCTTTGATCTATACGGAAAATGTTTATGCTTTGAGCTACGGGAGAACCTTGCCGCTGGTTCCGATTGATCTGGGGATCACCCTCAAAGTATTACAATGGCAGGTCGCTCAAAATGAGTTTACCACCCAAAACAGTTTTTACCCTTATTCCCAGTTTGGCAAAACCGGAGTGACGGCAGATATCGGGGTGAAATATAAGTTGGATAAAAACTTGACGATTGCTGCGAGTGTGGAAAATAGTATACCCGTGGACATGGGGATTACCCGGACAGAGATCGTGCCCATGGTGGTGAGAGCCGGGGCCGCCTATCATCTGGTTTTGGAAAATCGCTACATTGATCACCTGCTGGTTGCCGGTGAGATTGATCTGCGCGAAGATGCGACTGATGAAATATTAAATCCCCGGCTGGGGCTGGAATCCACGCATCTTGACTTGTTTGCATTACGTGTCGGCACCACATTCAATGAAGTTTCCGCCGGACTGGGCATTTACTACCAGGTGCCGCAAACCCCGCTGGGGGTGCAACTGGATTATGCGTTCACCTATCCGTTTGAGATGAGCGGTACCGGGGGCTCGCACCGAATCGGTTTGAAAGGTCAATGGGACCATCAGGCAACACCAATACTTTCCAAACAGTTAAAGGAAGAGCAGCCGGGAACGTATAGGAAAGAAACAGCTGTTCCCGGGGATGCGGGAGCAACGGGGCCGGTATTCGGACCCATGCCGCTTGCACCGGTATTGCCTGTACCGGCCGTCGTGCCGCCCACGAGGCAAGAAGCGCCTCTCGGATCGGTGATCCCGGATAAATATCCAAAAAAAATTGTAATAGGGATTGATCAAATATTGTCTAATCAGAAGGCAGCGGAAATGAAATCCGATTTGGCATATATCCTGGCTTATTTGAACGAAAAAATCAGTATTAAAATTGAGCAGCGTCGGCTCACGATCGACGATTTGAAAAAACAGTTTTTACTGGGCGAACTCGACATGGTTGTCTCCTATAATGAATATTTTTACGAATTCTACCAAAACGGTCTGATCCGGCCGGCAATCGTGATTCGCAGTCAGGGAAAACCATATTTTCTATACTATCTTTATGTCAGCCAGGACAGCACGGTCGTGAATAAGAAGCAGTTAAAAGGGAAGCGTTTGGGATATTTGGGTGGTGAAAAGAGAAAATATTTGAAGACAATCATGTATGACAATATTCCTGAGTTTAATGCAGCCGGATATTTTGATAAAATTGTTGCATACTCAACGCCGATGGAAGCAGTCCTGGCCCTGCAGATGGGCACGGTGGATGCGCTGCTTGGCATGGACCGGGAGTATCAGTTGGATGCAGGCGATAGCCAAGCGCAGGGGGTTAAAATCCACGGCGGGCTGAAGATTATCGCCCAGTCTCCGCCCATACCCAATAGTCCCGTATGGATTAAGTGGACCGGGAATGAAAAAAAACAGGCCGGTCTCCGGAGGATCGTTGAATTGATGCTTCTGGCACACCAGACCAAAAGGGTCCGGGATATTCTCAATAAGCTGGGGATTGACCGCTTGATTTCTTTTGATGAAAAAAAATACCATCATTATCTGGGTGGCCGCTAG